In one window of Arctopsyche grandis isolate Sample6627 chromosome 6, ASM5162203v2, whole genome shotgun sequence DNA:
- the Gpat4 gene encoding glycerol-3-phosphate acyltransferase 4 isoform X6: MGFVAGAVAALAVFWSVVFTPLLLLVVCIIALASLGRSLGVRRLYVRLLLHLFEYGRQHIEVANKLKRVDSFPEENEADDQNNDGGVVIQRERVLVPDKGFGRSQPTTNGNSANGKSALSITPVENEPAALEFDFDLSTCLEYIKAGVESIIEDQVTSVFEAEELRSWNLLTRTNRHYEFVSWRLTVIWMMGFFVRYFFLFPLRVFICFVGVASLTACTALVGCLREGEPRRRANRRLSAACFALLSRSISAVVTYHGEPPRGPGICVANHTSPIDALMLMCDNCYSLIGQRHGGFLGILQRALARASPHIWFERSEVKDRHAVTNRLKEHVSDPNNPPILIFPEGTCINNTSVMQFKKGSFEVGGVIYPVAIKYDPKFGDAFWNSSRYSMMQYLYMMMTSWAIVCDVWYLPPMYRRSNETAVEFANRVKSVIARQGGLVDLVWDGQLKRMKAKKEWKELQQEEFSRRLKGE; encoded by the exons atggGGTTCGTGGCGGGAGCGGTGGCCGCGCTGGCCGTCTTCTGGTCCGTGGTCTTCACTCCTCTGCTGCTGCTCGTCGTCTGCATCATCGCTTTGGCTTCCCTCGGACGGTCGCTGGGCGTCAGGCGACTCTACGTCCGCCTGCTGCTGCATCTCTTCGAG TACGGAAGACAGCATATTGAAGTTGCGAATAAACTCAAACGGGTGGATTCGTTTCCCGAGGAAAATGAAGCCGACGACCAGAATAATGACG gCGGTGTTGTCATTCAAAGAGAGAGAGTTTTGGTGCCAGATAAGGGCTTTGGAAGATCACAACCGACTACCAATGGGAATTCTGCTAATGGAAAGAGTGCTTTGTCGATTACTCCCGTCGAG AACGAACCTGCTGCGCTAGAATTCGACTTCGATCTTTCCACATGCTTAGAATACATCAAAGCAGGCGTTGAGTCCATCATCGAAGATCAGGTCACGTCCGTGTTCGAAGCAGAAGAACTCAGGAGTTGGAACCTGCTGACGAGAACGAACAG ACATTATGAGTTCGTTTCGTGGCGACTGACCGTAATATGGATGATGGGATTCTTCGTACGGTATTTCTTTCTGTTTCCGTTGCGGGTCTTCATATGCTTCGTCGGC GTGGCCAGTCTCACAGCTTGCACGGCTCTAGTTGGATGTCTGCGGGAGGGTGAACCAAGGCGTCGTGCCAACCGGCGATTATCGGCTGCATGCTTCGCACTGCTGAGTCGGTCTATCAGCGCCGTCGTAACATACCATGGGGAGCCGCCGCGGGGACCCGGTATCTGTGTCGCCAATCACACTAGCCCTATCGATGCGCTGATGCTGATGTGCGACAACTGCTACTCGCTG ATCGGACAGCGCCATGGAGGATTTTTAGGTATTTTACAACGAGCTCTCGCCAGAGCCTCTCCGCATATTTGGTTTGAAAGATCAGAAGTCAAAGACAGACATGCCGTCACCAATCG attgaAAGAGCATGTATCGGATCCGAATAATCCGCCGATTTTAATCTTCCCCGAAGGTACATGCATTAACAATACTTCAGTGATGCAATTTAAAAAGGGCAGTTTCGAGGTTGGAGGAGTCATTTATCCGGTAGCCATTAA GTATGATCCTAAATTCGGCGACGCGTTTTGGAACTCTTCGAGGTATTCCATGATGCAGTATTTGTATATGATGATGACGTCGTGGGCTATTGTCTGCGATGTGTGGTATTTGCCGCCGATGTATCGGAGGTCGAACGAAACTGCGGTGGAGTTCGCCAACAGGGTTAAGTCTGTCATTGCACGACAGGGTGGTCTAGTCGACTTGGTGTG ggacggACAGTTAAAGAGGATGAAAGCGAAGAAGGAATGGAAAGAATTACAACAAGAGGAATTCAGTCGGAGGTTAAAAGGAGAGTGA
- the Gpat4 gene encoding glycerol-3-phosphate acyltransferase 4 isoform X8, whose amino-acid sequence MGFVAGAVAALAVFWSVVFTPLLLLVVCIIALASLGRSLGVRRLYVRLLLHLFEYGRQHIEVANKLKRVDSFPEENEADDQNNDGGVVIQRERVLVPDKGFGRSQPTTNGNSANGKSALSITPVENEPAALEFDFDLSTCLEYIKAGVESIIEDQVTSVFEAEELRSWNLLTRTNRHYEFVSWRLTVIWMMGFFVRYFFLFPLRVFICFVGIGQRHGGFLGILQRALARASPHIWFERSEVKDRHAVTNRLKEHVSDPNNPPILIFPEGTCINNTSVMQFKKGSFEVGGVIYPVAIKYDPKFGDAFWNSSRYSMMQYLYMMMTSWAIVCDVWYLPPMYRRSNETAVEFANRVKSVIARQGGLVDLVWDGQLKRMKAKKEWKELQQEEFSRRLKGE is encoded by the exons atggGGTTCGTGGCGGGAGCGGTGGCCGCGCTGGCCGTCTTCTGGTCCGTGGTCTTCACTCCTCTGCTGCTGCTCGTCGTCTGCATCATCGCTTTGGCTTCCCTCGGACGGTCGCTGGGCGTCAGGCGACTCTACGTCCGCCTGCTGCTGCATCTCTTCGAG TACGGAAGACAGCATATTGAAGTTGCGAATAAACTCAAACGGGTGGATTCGTTTCCCGAGGAAAATGAAGCCGACGACCAGAATAATGACG gCGGTGTTGTCATTCAAAGAGAGAGAGTTTTGGTGCCAGATAAGGGCTTTGGAAGATCACAACCGACTACCAATGGGAATTCTGCTAATGGAAAGAGTGCTTTGTCGATTACTCCCGTCGAG AACGAACCTGCTGCGCTAGAATTCGACTTCGATCTTTCCACATGCTTAGAATACATCAAAGCAGGCGTTGAGTCCATCATCGAAGATCAGGTCACGTCCGTGTTCGAAGCAGAAGAACTCAGGAGTTGGAACCTGCTGACGAGAACGAACAG ACATTATGAGTTCGTTTCGTGGCGACTGACCGTAATATGGATGATGGGATTCTTCGTACGGTATTTCTTTCTGTTTCCGTTGCGGGTCTTCATATGCTTCGTCGGC ATCGGACAGCGCCATGGAGGATTTTTAGGTATTTTACAACGAGCTCTCGCCAGAGCCTCTCCGCATATTTGGTTTGAAAGATCAGAAGTCAAAGACAGACATGCCGTCACCAATCG attgaAAGAGCATGTATCGGATCCGAATAATCCGCCGATTTTAATCTTCCCCGAAGGTACATGCATTAACAATACTTCAGTGATGCAATTTAAAAAGGGCAGTTTCGAGGTTGGAGGAGTCATTTATCCGGTAGCCATTAA GTATGATCCTAAATTCGGCGACGCGTTTTGGAACTCTTCGAGGTATTCCATGATGCAGTATTTGTATATGATGATGACGTCGTGGGCTATTGTCTGCGATGTGTGGTATTTGCCGCCGATGTATCGGAGGTCGAACGAAACTGCGGTGGAGTTCGCCAACAGGGTTAAGTCTGTCATTGCACGACAGGGTGGTCTAGTCGACTTGGTGTG ggacggACAGTTAAAGAGGATGAAAGCGAAGAAGGAATGGAAAGAATTACAACAAGAGGAATTCAGTCGGAGGTTAAAAGGAGAGTGA
- the Gpat4 gene encoding glycerol-3-phosphate acyltransferase 4 isoform X2 — translation MGFVAGAVAALAVFWSVVFTPLLLLVVCIIALASLGRSLGVRRLYVRLLLHLFEYGRQHIEVANKLKRVDSFPEENEADDQNNDGGVVIQRERVLVPDKGFGRSQPTTNGNSANGKSALSITPVENEPAALEFDFDLSTCLEYIKAGVESIIEDQVTSVFEAEELRSWNLLTRTNRHYEFVSWRLTVIWMMGFFVRYFFLFPLRVFICFVGVVWIVGMLALVGHLPPGRVKTALGVYAYKIGFRIMMRSLSGYLRFHNVEYRPKKGGFCVANHTSPIDVILLSSETCFCLVASLTACTALVGCLREGEPRRRANRRLSAACFALLSRSISAVVTYHGEPPRGPGICVANHTSPIDALMLMCDNCYSLIGQRHGGFLGILQRALARASPHIWFERSEVKDRHAVTNRLKEHVSDPNNPPILIFPEGTCINNTSVMQFKKGSFEVGGVIYPVAIKYDPKFGDAFWNSSRYSMMQYLYMMMTSWAIVCDVWYLPPMYRRSNETAVEFANRVKSVIARQGGLVDLVWDGQLKRMKAKKEWKELQQEEFSRRLKGE, via the exons atggGGTTCGTGGCGGGAGCGGTGGCCGCGCTGGCCGTCTTCTGGTCCGTGGTCTTCACTCCTCTGCTGCTGCTCGTCGTCTGCATCATCGCTTTGGCTTCCCTCGGACGGTCGCTGGGCGTCAGGCGACTCTACGTCCGCCTGCTGCTGCATCTCTTCGAG TACGGAAGACAGCATATTGAAGTTGCGAATAAACTCAAACGGGTGGATTCGTTTCCCGAGGAAAATGAAGCCGACGACCAGAATAATGACG gCGGTGTTGTCATTCAAAGAGAGAGAGTTTTGGTGCCAGATAAGGGCTTTGGAAGATCACAACCGACTACCAATGGGAATTCTGCTAATGGAAAGAGTGCTTTGTCGATTACTCCCGTCGAG AACGAACCTGCTGCGCTAGAATTCGACTTCGATCTTTCCACATGCTTAGAATACATCAAAGCAGGCGTTGAGTCCATCATCGAAGATCAGGTCACGTCCGTGTTCGAAGCAGAAGAACTCAGGAGTTGGAACCTGCTGACGAGAACGAACAG ACATTATGAGTTCGTTTCGTGGCGACTGACCGTAATATGGATGATGGGATTCTTCGTACGGTATTTCTTTCTGTTTCCGTTGCGGGTCTTCATATGCTTCGTCGGC GTGGTTTGGATAGTCGGAATGCTAGCTTTGGTCGGTCACTTACCGCCTGGACGTGTAAAAACCGCGCTAGGAGTCTATGCGTACAAAATAGGTTTCAGAATAATGATGAGGAGTTTGTCCGGCTACTTGAGATTCCACAATGTCGAATACAGACCTAAGAAAGGAGGTTTTTGTGTGGCGAATCACACGTCGCCCATCGACGTCATCTTGCTGTCGTCGGAGACGTGCTTCTGTTTG GTGGCCAGTCTCACAGCTTGCACGGCTCTAGTTGGATGTCTGCGGGAGGGTGAACCAAGGCGTCGTGCCAACCGGCGATTATCGGCTGCATGCTTCGCACTGCTGAGTCGGTCTATCAGCGCCGTCGTAACATACCATGGGGAGCCGCCGCGGGGACCCGGTATCTGTGTCGCCAATCACACTAGCCCTATCGATGCGCTGATGCTGATGTGCGACAACTGCTACTCGCTG ATCGGACAGCGCCATGGAGGATTTTTAGGTATTTTACAACGAGCTCTCGCCAGAGCCTCTCCGCATATTTGGTTTGAAAGATCAGAAGTCAAAGACAGACATGCCGTCACCAATCG attgaAAGAGCATGTATCGGATCCGAATAATCCGCCGATTTTAATCTTCCCCGAAGGTACATGCATTAACAATACTTCAGTGATGCAATTTAAAAAGGGCAGTTTCGAGGTTGGAGGAGTCATTTATCCGGTAGCCATTAA GTATGATCCTAAATTCGGCGACGCGTTTTGGAACTCTTCGAGGTATTCCATGATGCAGTATTTGTATATGATGATGACGTCGTGGGCTATTGTCTGCGATGTGTGGTATTTGCCGCCGATGTATCGGAGGTCGAACGAAACTGCGGTGGAGTTCGCCAACAGGGTTAAGTCTGTCATTGCACGACAGGGTGGTCTAGTCGACTTGGTGTG ggacggACAGTTAAAGAGGATGAAAGCGAAGAAGGAATGGAAAGAATTACAACAAGAGGAATTCAGTCGGAGGTTAAAAGGAGAGTGA
- the Gpat4 gene encoding glycerol-3-phosphate acyltransferase 4 isoform X3 translates to MGFVAGAVAALAVFWSVVFTPLLLLVVCIIALASLGRSLGVRRLYVRLLLHLFEYGRQHIEVANKLKRVDSFPEENEADDQNNDGDCGVVIQRERVLVPDKGFGRSQPTTNGNSANGKSALSITPVENEPAALEFDFDLSTCLEYIKAGVESIIEDQVTSVFEAEELRSWNLLTRTNRHYEFVSWRLTVIWMMGFFVRYFFLFPLRVFICFVGVVWIVGMLALVGHLPPGRVKTALGVYAYKIGFRIMMRSLSGYLRFHNVEYRPKKGGFCVANHTSPIDVILLSSETCFCLIGQRHGGFLGILQRALARASPHIWFERSEVKDRHAVTNRLKEHVSDPNNPPILIFPEGTCINNTSVMQFKKGSFEVGGVIYPVAIKYDPKFGDAFWNSSRYSMMQYLYMMMTSWAIVCDVWYLPPMYRRSNETAVEFANRVKSVIARQGGLVDLVWDGQLKRMKAKKEWKELQQEEFSRRLKGE, encoded by the exons atggGGTTCGTGGCGGGAGCGGTGGCCGCGCTGGCCGTCTTCTGGTCCGTGGTCTTCACTCCTCTGCTGCTGCTCGTCGTCTGCATCATCGCTTTGGCTTCCCTCGGACGGTCGCTGGGCGTCAGGCGACTCTACGTCCGCCTGCTGCTGCATCTCTTCGAG TACGGAAGACAGCATATTGAAGTTGCGAATAAACTCAAACGGGTGGATTCGTTTCCCGAGGAAAATGAAGCCGACGACCAGAATAATGACGGTGatt gCGGTGTTGTCATTCAAAGAGAGAGAGTTTTGGTGCCAGATAAGGGCTTTGGAAGATCACAACCGACTACCAATGGGAATTCTGCTAATGGAAAGAGTGCTTTGTCGATTACTCCCGTCGAG AACGAACCTGCTGCGCTAGAATTCGACTTCGATCTTTCCACATGCTTAGAATACATCAAAGCAGGCGTTGAGTCCATCATCGAAGATCAGGTCACGTCCGTGTTCGAAGCAGAAGAACTCAGGAGTTGGAACCTGCTGACGAGAACGAACAG ACATTATGAGTTCGTTTCGTGGCGACTGACCGTAATATGGATGATGGGATTCTTCGTACGGTATTTCTTTCTGTTTCCGTTGCGGGTCTTCATATGCTTCGTCGGC GTGGTTTGGATAGTCGGAATGCTAGCTTTGGTCGGTCACTTACCGCCTGGACGTGTAAAAACCGCGCTAGGAGTCTATGCGTACAAAATAGGTTTCAGAATAATGATGAGGAGTTTGTCCGGCTACTTGAGATTCCACAATGTCGAATACAGACCTAAGAAAGGAGGTTTTTGTGTGGCGAATCACACGTCGCCCATCGACGTCATCTTGCTGTCGTCGGAGACGTGCTTCTGTTTG ATCGGACAGCGCCATGGAGGATTTTTAGGTATTTTACAACGAGCTCTCGCCAGAGCCTCTCCGCATATTTGGTTTGAAAGATCAGAAGTCAAAGACAGACATGCCGTCACCAATCG attgaAAGAGCATGTATCGGATCCGAATAATCCGCCGATTTTAATCTTCCCCGAAGGTACATGCATTAACAATACTTCAGTGATGCAATTTAAAAAGGGCAGTTTCGAGGTTGGAGGAGTCATTTATCCGGTAGCCATTAA GTATGATCCTAAATTCGGCGACGCGTTTTGGAACTCTTCGAGGTATTCCATGATGCAGTATTTGTATATGATGATGACGTCGTGGGCTATTGTCTGCGATGTGTGGTATTTGCCGCCGATGTATCGGAGGTCGAACGAAACTGCGGTGGAGTTCGCCAACAGGGTTAAGTCTGTCATTGCACGACAGGGTGGTCTAGTCGACTTGGTGTG ggacggACAGTTAAAGAGGATGAAAGCGAAGAAGGAATGGAAAGAATTACAACAAGAGGAATTCAGTCGGAGGTTAAAAGGAGAGTGA
- the Gpat4 gene encoding glycerol-3-phosphate acyltransferase 4 isoform X4 produces the protein MGFVAGAVAALAVFWSVVFTPLLLLVVCIIALASLGRSLGVRRLYVRLLLHLFEYGRQHIEVANKLKRVDSFPEENEADDQNNDGGVVIQRERVLVPDKGFGRSQPTTNGNSANGKSALSITPVENEPAALEFDFDLSTCLEYIKAGVESIIEDQVTSVFEAEELRSWNLLTRTNRHYEFVSWRLTVIWMMGFFVRYFFLFPLRVFICFVGVVWIVGMLALVGHLPPGRVKTALGVYAYKIGFRIMMRSLSGYLRFHNVEYRPKKGGFCVANHTSPIDVILLSSETCFCLIGQRHGGFLGILQRALARASPHIWFERSEVKDRHAVTNRLKEHVSDPNNPPILIFPEGTCINNTSVMQFKKGSFEVGGVIYPVAIKYDPKFGDAFWNSSRYSMMQYLYMMMTSWAIVCDVWYLPPMYRRSNETAVEFANRVKSVIARQGGLVDLVWDGQLKRMKAKKEWKELQQEEFSRRLKGE, from the exons atggGGTTCGTGGCGGGAGCGGTGGCCGCGCTGGCCGTCTTCTGGTCCGTGGTCTTCACTCCTCTGCTGCTGCTCGTCGTCTGCATCATCGCTTTGGCTTCCCTCGGACGGTCGCTGGGCGTCAGGCGACTCTACGTCCGCCTGCTGCTGCATCTCTTCGAG TACGGAAGACAGCATATTGAAGTTGCGAATAAACTCAAACGGGTGGATTCGTTTCCCGAGGAAAATGAAGCCGACGACCAGAATAATGACG gCGGTGTTGTCATTCAAAGAGAGAGAGTTTTGGTGCCAGATAAGGGCTTTGGAAGATCACAACCGACTACCAATGGGAATTCTGCTAATGGAAAGAGTGCTTTGTCGATTACTCCCGTCGAG AACGAACCTGCTGCGCTAGAATTCGACTTCGATCTTTCCACATGCTTAGAATACATCAAAGCAGGCGTTGAGTCCATCATCGAAGATCAGGTCACGTCCGTGTTCGAAGCAGAAGAACTCAGGAGTTGGAACCTGCTGACGAGAACGAACAG ACATTATGAGTTCGTTTCGTGGCGACTGACCGTAATATGGATGATGGGATTCTTCGTACGGTATTTCTTTCTGTTTCCGTTGCGGGTCTTCATATGCTTCGTCGGC GTGGTTTGGATAGTCGGAATGCTAGCTTTGGTCGGTCACTTACCGCCTGGACGTGTAAAAACCGCGCTAGGAGTCTATGCGTACAAAATAGGTTTCAGAATAATGATGAGGAGTTTGTCCGGCTACTTGAGATTCCACAATGTCGAATACAGACCTAAGAAAGGAGGTTTTTGTGTGGCGAATCACACGTCGCCCATCGACGTCATCTTGCTGTCGTCGGAGACGTGCTTCTGTTTG ATCGGACAGCGCCATGGAGGATTTTTAGGTATTTTACAACGAGCTCTCGCCAGAGCCTCTCCGCATATTTGGTTTGAAAGATCAGAAGTCAAAGACAGACATGCCGTCACCAATCG attgaAAGAGCATGTATCGGATCCGAATAATCCGCCGATTTTAATCTTCCCCGAAGGTACATGCATTAACAATACTTCAGTGATGCAATTTAAAAAGGGCAGTTTCGAGGTTGGAGGAGTCATTTATCCGGTAGCCATTAA GTATGATCCTAAATTCGGCGACGCGTTTTGGAACTCTTCGAGGTATTCCATGATGCAGTATTTGTATATGATGATGACGTCGTGGGCTATTGTCTGCGATGTGTGGTATTTGCCGCCGATGTATCGGAGGTCGAACGAAACTGCGGTGGAGTTCGCCAACAGGGTTAAGTCTGTCATTGCACGACAGGGTGGTCTAGTCGACTTGGTGTG ggacggACAGTTAAAGAGGATGAAAGCGAAGAAGGAATGGAAAGAATTACAACAAGAGGAATTCAGTCGGAGGTTAAAAGGAGAGTGA
- the Gpat4 gene encoding glycerol-3-phosphate acyltransferase 4 isoform X1, with protein sequence MGFVAGAVAALAVFWSVVFTPLLLLVVCIIALASLGRSLGVRRLYVRLLLHLFEYGRQHIEVANKLKRVDSFPEENEADDQNNDGDCGVVIQRERVLVPDKGFGRSQPTTNGNSANGKSALSITPVENEPAALEFDFDLSTCLEYIKAGVESIIEDQVTSVFEAEELRSWNLLTRTNRHYEFVSWRLTVIWMMGFFVRYFFLFPLRVFICFVGVVWIVGMLALVGHLPPGRVKTALGVYAYKIGFRIMMRSLSGYLRFHNVEYRPKKGGFCVANHTSPIDVILLSSETCFCLVASLTACTALVGCLREGEPRRRANRRLSAACFALLSRSISAVVTYHGEPPRGPGICVANHTSPIDALMLMCDNCYSLIGQRHGGFLGILQRALARASPHIWFERSEVKDRHAVTNRLKEHVSDPNNPPILIFPEGTCINNTSVMQFKKGSFEVGGVIYPVAIKYDPKFGDAFWNSSRYSMMQYLYMMMTSWAIVCDVWYLPPMYRRSNETAVEFANRVKSVIARQGGLVDLVWDGQLKRMKAKKEWKELQQEEFSRRLKGE encoded by the exons atggGGTTCGTGGCGGGAGCGGTGGCCGCGCTGGCCGTCTTCTGGTCCGTGGTCTTCACTCCTCTGCTGCTGCTCGTCGTCTGCATCATCGCTTTGGCTTCCCTCGGACGGTCGCTGGGCGTCAGGCGACTCTACGTCCGCCTGCTGCTGCATCTCTTCGAG TACGGAAGACAGCATATTGAAGTTGCGAATAAACTCAAACGGGTGGATTCGTTTCCCGAGGAAAATGAAGCCGACGACCAGAATAATGACGGTGatt gCGGTGTTGTCATTCAAAGAGAGAGAGTTTTGGTGCCAGATAAGGGCTTTGGAAGATCACAACCGACTACCAATGGGAATTCTGCTAATGGAAAGAGTGCTTTGTCGATTACTCCCGTCGAG AACGAACCTGCTGCGCTAGAATTCGACTTCGATCTTTCCACATGCTTAGAATACATCAAAGCAGGCGTTGAGTCCATCATCGAAGATCAGGTCACGTCCGTGTTCGAAGCAGAAGAACTCAGGAGTTGGAACCTGCTGACGAGAACGAACAG ACATTATGAGTTCGTTTCGTGGCGACTGACCGTAATATGGATGATGGGATTCTTCGTACGGTATTTCTTTCTGTTTCCGTTGCGGGTCTTCATATGCTTCGTCGGC GTGGTTTGGATAGTCGGAATGCTAGCTTTGGTCGGTCACTTACCGCCTGGACGTGTAAAAACCGCGCTAGGAGTCTATGCGTACAAAATAGGTTTCAGAATAATGATGAGGAGTTTGTCCGGCTACTTGAGATTCCACAATGTCGAATACAGACCTAAGAAAGGAGGTTTTTGTGTGGCGAATCACACGTCGCCCATCGACGTCATCTTGCTGTCGTCGGAGACGTGCTTCTGTTTG GTGGCCAGTCTCACAGCTTGCACGGCTCTAGTTGGATGTCTGCGGGAGGGTGAACCAAGGCGTCGTGCCAACCGGCGATTATCGGCTGCATGCTTCGCACTGCTGAGTCGGTCTATCAGCGCCGTCGTAACATACCATGGGGAGCCGCCGCGGGGACCCGGTATCTGTGTCGCCAATCACACTAGCCCTATCGATGCGCTGATGCTGATGTGCGACAACTGCTACTCGCTG ATCGGACAGCGCCATGGAGGATTTTTAGGTATTTTACAACGAGCTCTCGCCAGAGCCTCTCCGCATATTTGGTTTGAAAGATCAGAAGTCAAAGACAGACATGCCGTCACCAATCG attgaAAGAGCATGTATCGGATCCGAATAATCCGCCGATTTTAATCTTCCCCGAAGGTACATGCATTAACAATACTTCAGTGATGCAATTTAAAAAGGGCAGTTTCGAGGTTGGAGGAGTCATTTATCCGGTAGCCATTAA GTATGATCCTAAATTCGGCGACGCGTTTTGGAACTCTTCGAGGTATTCCATGATGCAGTATTTGTATATGATGATGACGTCGTGGGCTATTGTCTGCGATGTGTGGTATTTGCCGCCGATGTATCGGAGGTCGAACGAAACTGCGGTGGAGTTCGCCAACAGGGTTAAGTCTGTCATTGCACGACAGGGTGGTCTAGTCGACTTGGTGTG ggacggACAGTTAAAGAGGATGAAAGCGAAGAAGGAATGGAAAGAATTACAACAAGAGGAATTCAGTCGGAGGTTAAAAGGAGAGTGA
- the Gpat4 gene encoding glycerol-3-phosphate acyltransferase 4 isoform X7, whose translation MGFVAGAVAALAVFWSVVFTPLLLLVVCIIALASLGRSLGVRRLYVRLLLHLFEYGRQHIEVANKLKRVDSFPEENEADDQNNDGDCGVVIQRERVLVPDKGFGRSQPTTNGNSANGKSALSITPVENEPAALEFDFDLSTCLEYIKAGVESIIEDQVTSVFEAEELRSWNLLTRTNRHYEFVSWRLTVIWMMGFFVRYFFLFPLRVFICFVGIGQRHGGFLGILQRALARASPHIWFERSEVKDRHAVTNRLKEHVSDPNNPPILIFPEGTCINNTSVMQFKKGSFEVGGVIYPVAIKYDPKFGDAFWNSSRYSMMQYLYMMMTSWAIVCDVWYLPPMYRRSNETAVEFANRVKSVIARQGGLVDLVWDGQLKRMKAKKEWKELQQEEFSRRLKGE comes from the exons atggGGTTCGTGGCGGGAGCGGTGGCCGCGCTGGCCGTCTTCTGGTCCGTGGTCTTCACTCCTCTGCTGCTGCTCGTCGTCTGCATCATCGCTTTGGCTTCCCTCGGACGGTCGCTGGGCGTCAGGCGACTCTACGTCCGCCTGCTGCTGCATCTCTTCGAG TACGGAAGACAGCATATTGAAGTTGCGAATAAACTCAAACGGGTGGATTCGTTTCCCGAGGAAAATGAAGCCGACGACCAGAATAATGACGGTGatt gCGGTGTTGTCATTCAAAGAGAGAGAGTTTTGGTGCCAGATAAGGGCTTTGGAAGATCACAACCGACTACCAATGGGAATTCTGCTAATGGAAAGAGTGCTTTGTCGATTACTCCCGTCGAG AACGAACCTGCTGCGCTAGAATTCGACTTCGATCTTTCCACATGCTTAGAATACATCAAAGCAGGCGTTGAGTCCATCATCGAAGATCAGGTCACGTCCGTGTTCGAAGCAGAAGAACTCAGGAGTTGGAACCTGCTGACGAGAACGAACAG ACATTATGAGTTCGTTTCGTGGCGACTGACCGTAATATGGATGATGGGATTCTTCGTACGGTATTTCTTTCTGTTTCCGTTGCGGGTCTTCATATGCTTCGTCGGC ATCGGACAGCGCCATGGAGGATTTTTAGGTATTTTACAACGAGCTCTCGCCAGAGCCTCTCCGCATATTTGGTTTGAAAGATCAGAAGTCAAAGACAGACATGCCGTCACCAATCG attgaAAGAGCATGTATCGGATCCGAATAATCCGCCGATTTTAATCTTCCCCGAAGGTACATGCATTAACAATACTTCAGTGATGCAATTTAAAAAGGGCAGTTTCGAGGTTGGAGGAGTCATTTATCCGGTAGCCATTAA GTATGATCCTAAATTCGGCGACGCGTTTTGGAACTCTTCGAGGTATTCCATGATGCAGTATTTGTATATGATGATGACGTCGTGGGCTATTGTCTGCGATGTGTGGTATTTGCCGCCGATGTATCGGAGGTCGAACGAAACTGCGGTGGAGTTCGCCAACAGGGTTAAGTCTGTCATTGCACGACAGGGTGGTCTAGTCGACTTGGTGTG ggacggACAGTTAAAGAGGATGAAAGCGAAGAAGGAATGGAAAGAATTACAACAAGAGGAATTCAGTCGGAGGTTAAAAGGAGAGTGA